One genomic segment of Hymenobacter psoromatis includes these proteins:
- the rpsB gene encoding 30S ribosomal protein S2, which translates to MAQNTTYKELLDAGAHFGHLTRKWDPKMAPYIFMEKNGIHIIDLNKTLASLDYAANAIRNIAKSGRKVMFVATKKQAQEIVQTEAQRLKMPYVTDRWLGGMLTNFATIRKSLKKMSTIDKMVKENTAYAALAKREKLMMSRERDKLERVMGGISELSRLPAALFVVDVKREHIAVKEAQKLGIPVFAICDTNSNPDLVQFPIPANDDASKSIQLIVGVMGKAIEDGLSERKVDKEDADRKEADEAAIAEKTEADNEA; encoded by the coding sequence ATGGCTCAGAACACCACTTATAAAGAGCTGCTTGACGCGGGTGCCCACTTTGGCCACCTTACGCGCAAGTGGGACCCGAAAATGGCACCGTACATCTTCATGGAGAAGAACGGCATCCATATCATTGACCTCAACAAGACGCTGGCTTCGCTAGATTACGCTGCCAATGCAATTCGCAACATTGCGAAGAGCGGCCGCAAAGTCATGTTCGTCGCCACCAAGAAGCAGGCGCAGGAAATCGTGCAGACGGAGGCCCAGCGCCTCAAGATGCCTTACGTGACCGACCGCTGGCTGGGTGGAATGCTGACGAACTTCGCCACCATCCGCAAGAGCCTCAAGAAGATGAGCACTATCGACAAGATGGTGAAAGAAAACACCGCCTACGCCGCCCTGGCTAAGCGCGAGAAGCTGATGATGTCGCGTGAGCGCGACAAGCTGGAGCGCGTGATGGGTGGCATCTCCGAACTGAGCCGCTTACCCGCCGCCTTATTCGTGGTGGACGTGAAGCGCGAGCATATTGCCGTAAAAGAGGCGCAGAAGCTGGGCATCCCGGTGTTTGCCATCTGCGATACCAACTCGAATCCCGACCTTGTGCAATTCCCGATTCCGGCCAACGATGACGCCTCGAAGTCTATTCAGCTCATCGTGGGCGTGATGGGCAAGGCTATCGAAGATGGCTTGTCGGAGCGCAAGGTGGACAAAGAGGATGCTGACCGCAAGGAGGCCGATGAGGCCGCCATCGCGGAGAAAACCGAAGCTGACAACGAGGCCTAA
- the tsf gene encoding translation elongation factor Ts, translating to MAAITAADVNKLRTMTGAGMMDCKKALTEADGDFEAARDILRKQGQKIADKRADNATSEGLVMVSVSDDAKTGRLVALACETESVAKVADFRNLVQQILYAAVATKAETKEDLLAAKESDGRTVQEHITELTGKIGEKLDLTYAILHAEKVASYIHSDNKKGVLVGLKNVGTADTAAVGRDVAMQIVAMKPVAVDKDGVDAGTVEREIEIGKEQARAEGKPEAMLEKIAQGKLNKFYKDNTLLNQEFVKDNSMTIAQLLDKTSKGMTVESFKRVAIGS from the coding sequence ATGGCCGCTATCACCGCCGCAGACGTAAATAAGCTCCGCACCATGACTGGCGCGGGCATGATGGATTGCAAAAAAGCTCTGACCGAAGCCGACGGCGACTTTGAAGCTGCCCGAGATATTTTGCGCAAGCAGGGCCAGAAAATTGCCGATAAGCGCGCCGACAACGCCACATCGGAAGGCTTGGTGATGGTTAGCGTGAGCGACGACGCCAAAACCGGCCGCCTCGTAGCCCTGGCTTGCGAAACCGAGTCGGTAGCCAAAGTGGCTGACTTCCGCAATTTGGTGCAGCAGATTCTGTACGCCGCCGTGGCTACCAAAGCCGAAACCAAGGAGGACCTGCTGGCCGCCAAGGAGTCGGATGGCCGCACGGTGCAGGAGCACATCACGGAGCTGACCGGCAAAATCGGCGAGAAGCTCGACCTGACCTACGCCATCCTGCACGCCGAGAAAGTGGCTTCGTACATCCACTCGGATAACAAAAAGGGTGTGCTCGTGGGCCTGAAGAACGTGGGTACGGCCGACACCGCCGCCGTAGGCCGCGACGTAGCCATGCAAATCGTGGCCATGAAGCCCGTAGCCGTGGACAAAGACGGCGTGGACGCCGGCACCGTGGAGCGCGAAATCGAAATCGGCAAGGAGCAGGCACGTGCCGAAGGCAAGCCCGAAGCCATGCTGGAGAAAATCGCCCAAGGCAAGCTCAACAAGTTCTACAAGGACAACACCCTGCTGAACCAGGAATTCGTGAAGGATAACTCCATGACCATCGCCCAATTGCTCGACAAAACGTCGAAGGGCATGACGGTAGAGTCGTTCAAGCGCGTGGCCATTGGGTCGTAG
- a CDS encoding SHOCT domain-containing protein, translating to MSPSDAHSSLAALRQLQELLDAGTITPPEFEALKRQLIFGAEPPASPTAIPTPPAPPEAALPSPEPAALADDAQLLAALSSPAPDWLAAAAPSLLAYEDAPTPPPSAERRNPLNIIFIVGGILVLFGLVAYLTLERQPPSEHLTSASQTAADSTAVVPEVGPQAEQITLPPTAAPETVRVAPVVRAVAPVVQAPSVADSVVAAPAVAPVRPAPAVSVKSAVAPAPTVKAAPVAVPAAVDSAGRP from the coding sequence ATGAGCCCATCCGATGCCCATTCGTCCCTCGCCGCCCTGCGCCAGCTCCAGGAGCTGCTGGACGCGGGCACCATTACCCCGCCCGAGTTTGAAGCGCTGAAGCGCCAGCTCATCTTCGGGGCCGAGCCGCCCGCGTCGCCCACCGCCATCCCTACCCCCCCCGCGCCGCCCGAAGCCGCCCTACCCTCCCCCGAGCCGGCCGCCCTGGCCGATGATGCACAGCTGCTGGCCGCGCTCAGCAGCCCCGCGCCCGACTGGCTGGCCGCCGCCGCGCCCAGCCTGCTGGCCTACGAGGATGCGCCTACCCCCCCGCCGTCCGCCGAGCGCCGCAACCCGCTCAATATTATCTTTATCGTGGGCGGTATTCTAGTGCTGTTCGGCCTCGTGGCCTACCTCACCCTGGAGCGCCAGCCGCCCAGCGAGCACCTGACCAGCGCCAGCCAGACCGCCGCTGATTCCACCGCCGTGGTGCCCGAAGTAGGCCCCCAGGCCGAGCAAATTACCCTACCCCCCACCGCTGCCCCCGAGACTGTGCGCGTGGCCCCGGTGGTGCGTGCGGTCGCGCCGGTAGTTCAAGCGCCCAGCGTAGCCGACTCGGTGGTGGCTGCGCCGGCCGTCGCGCCGGTTCGTCCGGCTCCGGCAGTTTCCGTTAAGTCGGCCGTTGCGCCCGCGCCGACAGTTAAGGCTGCGCCGGTTGCGGTGCCAGCTGCCGTTGATTCTGCTGGCCGGCCGTAG
- a CDS encoding RluA family pseudouridine synthase — MKPPKFQDLILFENDDYIVVNKPPFLATLDERIGVAPSLLRLAREYADDAQVGHRLDRDTSGALVLAKHPEAYRHISMQFENREINKVYHAVTWGAPPLEQFVVERNIETTKSGKARLAFKGKPAETRFTTLETYARHALVQAEPVTGRMHQIRLHLAYVQTPIIGDTLYGGEDFFLSSLKKKFNLKEGETEQPFIKRFALHAKELGFTGLDGAAIRIDAPYPKDFRVLVETLRQYQ, encoded by the coding sequence ATGAAGCCTCCCAAATTCCAAGACCTGATTCTGTTTGAGAACGACGATTATATCGTTGTCAACAAGCCACCTTTTTTGGCTACCCTCGACGAGCGCATTGGCGTGGCTCCCAGCCTGCTGCGCCTGGCCCGCGAGTACGCCGACGATGCCCAGGTAGGCCACCGCCTCGACCGCGACACCAGCGGCGCGCTGGTGCTGGCCAAGCACCCCGAAGCCTACCGCCACATCTCGATGCAGTTCGAGAACCGCGAGATAAATAAGGTGTACCACGCCGTAACTTGGGGCGCGCCGCCGCTGGAACAGTTTGTGGTAGAGCGCAATATTGAAACCACCAAGAGCGGCAAAGCCCGCCTGGCCTTCAAGGGCAAGCCGGCCGAAACGCGCTTTACGACCCTCGAAACCTACGCCCGCCACGCCCTCGTGCAGGCCGAGCCCGTGACCGGCCGGATGCACCAGATTCGCCTGCACCTAGCCTATGTGCAGACGCCCATCATTGGCGACACTCTCTACGGCGGCGAGGACTTCTTCCTGTCCTCGCTCAAGAAGAAATTCAATCTCAAAGAGGGGGAAACCGAGCAACCTTTCATCAAGCGTTTTGCGCTGCACGCCAAAGAGTTAGGCTTTACGGGCCTCGATGGCGCGGCCATTCGCATAGATGCTCCCTACCCCAAGGATTTCCGGGTACTGGTGGAGACTTTGCGGCAGTACCAGTAG
- the rplM gene encoding 50S ribosomal protein L13, whose product MDHLSFKTTHVNKANAQKNWVIVDASVAPLGRVCSQIANLLRGKHKPSFTPNSDCGDNVIVINADKLHVTGKKMDEKLYIRHSGYPGGQKQRTLREQMNRDSRKAIEHAVKGMLQGNRLGAAQYRNMYVYAGTEHPHEAQQPQPYELKNL is encoded by the coding sequence ATGGACCACCTGAGCTTCAAGACGACCCACGTCAACAAGGCCAACGCCCAGAAAAACTGGGTCATCGTAGACGCCAGCGTGGCCCCGCTGGGTCGCGTGTGCAGCCAAATCGCCAACTTGCTGCGCGGCAAGCATAAGCCTTCATTCACCCCCAACTCCGACTGTGGTGATAACGTGATTGTTATCAATGCCGACAAGTTGCACGTAACGGGCAAGAAAATGGACGAGAAGCTGTACATCCGCCACTCGGGCTACCCCGGCGGGCAGAAGCAGCGCACTCTGCGTGAGCAGATGAACCGCGACTCGCGCAAAGCCATTGAGCACGCCGTAAAAGGCATGCTGCAAGGCAATCGCCTGGGCGCAGCTCAGTACCGCAACATGTACGTATACGCTGGCACCGAGCACCCGCACGAGGCGCAGCAGCCTCAGCCTTACGAACTCAAGAATTTGTAA
- a CDS encoding response regulator transcription factor, with protein MATPAKAAPYKILVVDDDPDIVELLEFNLKKEGYATASAGDGRQALTVAQEFNPDIILLDVMMPHLDGIATCRLLREQPKFKDTYILFLTARAEEFSEVAAFEAGADDFLAKPIKPRALLSRLAAVVRRDQDPHAGVVAIDINGLRIDRTAFAVYQEGRKITLPKKEFELLAFLAAAPHKVFSRDELLQNIWGNDVFVLARTVDVHVRKVREKVGDHHIQTIKGVGYKFNAD; from the coding sequence GTGGCCACTCCCGCCAAAGCTGCTCCTTACAAAATTCTGGTAGTGGACGACGACCCCGACATCGTGGAGTTGTTGGAATTCAACCTCAAGAAGGAAGGCTACGCCACTGCCTCGGCCGGCGACGGCCGTCAGGCCCTGACCGTAGCGCAGGAATTCAACCCCGACATTATCCTGCTCGACGTGATGATGCCCCATCTCGACGGCATCGCTACCTGCCGCCTGCTGCGCGAGCAGCCTAAGTTCAAGGACACCTACATTCTCTTTCTCACGGCCCGCGCTGAGGAGTTTTCCGAAGTGGCTGCGTTCGAGGCCGGGGCCGATGATTTTCTGGCTAAGCCCATTAAGCCCAGAGCATTGCTGAGCCGGCTAGCGGCCGTAGTGCGCCGCGACCAGGACCCCCACGCGGGGGTAGTAGCCATCGACATCAATGGCCTGCGCATCGACCGCACGGCCTTTGCCGTGTACCAGGAAGGTCGTAAAATCACGCTGCCCAAGAAGGAGTTTGAGTTGCTGGCCTTTCTGGCCGCCGCGCCGCACAAGGTGTTCAGCCGCGACGAGCTATTACAGAATATCTGGGGCAACGACGTGTTCGTGCTGGCCCGCACCGTGGATGTGCACGTGCGCAAGGTGCGGGAAAAGGTGGGCGACCACCACATCCAGACCATCAAGGGGGTAGGCTATAAGTTTAATGCCGATTAA
- a CDS encoding sensor histidine kinase, with translation MNLSSRTIAVLIALLVAGVLTTFAYVVLTLPTHQAFLVAGITVAACFLLVYLAFEALIFREINGLYSRLEHIKRKEFKKLSNKFLFRPEPLQRIGDEIVQMAERRQQELDELMRLQALRREFLADVSHELKTPLFAAQGFVHTILDAEEADPANGMEPATRRRFLQRAAASLDALDALVQDLVTISQLEKGVIRMRRQRFDLVALVHELFELLEQQAQRRGTTLELFPPHLAERALPVIADRNRIRQVLINLIDNAIKYGRERDGHVIVSLTPGRNGVRVAVRDDGPGIAPEHQARIFERFYRVDKSRSRSAGGSGLGLAISKHIVEAHKSAIHIKSVLNEGTTLEFKLAKPKELKGHEHVR, from the coding sequence ATGAACCTCTCTTCCCGCACCATCGCCGTTCTCATCGCGCTGCTGGTGGCGGGGGTGCTCACCACATTTGCCTACGTGGTGCTTACCCTGCCCACGCACCAAGCGTTTCTGGTGGCGGGCATCACGGTGGCGGCCTGCTTTTTACTGGTGTATTTGGCGTTCGAGGCGCTCATCTTCCGGGAAATAAACGGCCTTTACTCGCGCTTGGAGCACATCAAGCGCAAGGAATTTAAAAAGCTGAGCAACAAGTTTTTATTCAGGCCCGAACCACTTCAGCGCATCGGCGATGAGATAGTGCAGATGGCCGAGCGCCGCCAGCAGGAGCTGGACGAGCTGATGCGCCTGCAAGCCCTGCGCCGCGAGTTTCTGGCCGACGTGTCGCATGAGTTGAAAACGCCGCTTTTTGCTGCTCAAGGCTTCGTACACACTATTCTGGACGCGGAGGAGGCCGACCCGGCAAATGGCATGGAGCCCGCTACCCGCCGCCGGTTTTTGCAGCGCGCGGCCGCCAGCCTCGACGCGCTAGATGCGCTGGTGCAGGACCTGGTAACGATTTCGCAGCTCGAAAAAGGCGTCATTCGAATGCGCCGCCAGCGTTTCGACCTCGTGGCCCTGGTGCACGAGCTGTTTGAGCTGCTGGAGCAGCAGGCCCAGCGGCGCGGCACCACGCTGGAGCTATTTCCGCCGCACCTGGCCGAGCGTGCCCTACCCGTCATCGCCGACCGCAACCGCATTCGGCAGGTACTTATCAATTTGATTGACAACGCAATAAAGTATGGCCGTGAACGCGATGGCCACGTGATTGTGTCGCTCACGCCGGGTCGCAATGGCGTGCGCGTGGCCGTGCGCGACGACGGCCCCGGCATTGCGCCCGAGCACCAGGCGCGCATTTTCGAGCGCTTCTACCGCGTCGATAAGAGCCGCTCGCGCTCAGCGGGCGGCTCGGGCCTGGGCCTGGCCATTAGCAAGCACATTGTAGAGGCCCACAAGTCGGCTATCCATATTAAGAGCGTGCTGAACGAGGGTACGACGCTGGAATTCAAGTTAGCCAAGCCTAAAGAATTGAAAGGCCATGAGCACGTGCGGTAA
- a CDS encoding DUF6624 domain-containing protein: MEQLFPFLLALSSAFTTAAQTPTIQYPRLSKTLDSLAYVDQWPMQQMFKQLPDSVGRNLEDVEKRNFASHQPLLEKIVKQYGYPGFKQVGKKSSDNFWLLVQHADAYPEFQRQVLKLMRAEVKRKNANPIFYAYLTDRVAVNANQPEEYGTQVKYEGPGLGKAVPKSLRDPQNVNRRRAAIGMESLESYLDSSTKLHIQMNTLHPSTN, translated from the coding sequence ATGGAACAACTCTTCCCATTCCTCCTGGCGCTCAGCAGCGCATTTACAACTGCTGCTCAGACCCCGACAATACAATACCCTCGACTAAGTAAGACTTTAGATAGCCTAGCTTATGTGGACCAGTGGCCGATGCAGCAGATGTTTAAGCAGCTACCCGATAGTGTCGGTCGTAATCTGGAAGACGTAGAAAAGCGCAATTTTGCCAGTCACCAGCCGCTGCTGGAAAAGATTGTCAAACAGTACGGCTACCCTGGATTTAAGCAAGTCGGTAAGAAAAGCTCCGATAATTTCTGGCTCTTAGTACAGCACGCCGACGCATACCCTGAGTTTCAGCGCCAAGTGCTCAAACTAATGCGCGCTGAAGTAAAGCGCAAAAACGCCAACCCCATCTTCTATGCGTACTTAACTGACCGAGTGGCTGTCAATGCTAACCAGCCGGAAGAATACGGCACCCAAGTAAAATATGAGGGCCCTGGTCTCGGCAAAGCGGTTCCAAAGTCATTGCGAGACCCCCAAAACGTGAATAGGCGTCGTGCCGCAATTGGGATGGAGTCGCTGGAGAGCTATTTGGATAGCTCAACTAAGCTGCATATACAGATGAACACGCTACATCCTTCCACTAACTAA
- the rpsI gene encoding 30S ribosomal protein S9, translating to MATTNTSGRRKTSVARIYMQAGQGNITINDRDMKSYFANELLENIVNQPLATLEQVGQYDIKVNVSGGGIAGQAEAIRLAISKALVSDNAEVKPALRKEGFMTRDPRMVERKKFGKRKARRSFQFSKR from the coding sequence ATGGCAACTACTAACACTTCTGGTAGAAGAAAAACCTCGGTGGCCCGCATCTACATGCAGGCCGGGCAAGGGAATATCACTATCAATGACCGGGACATGAAGTCCTACTTCGCCAACGAGCTGTTGGAGAACATCGTGAACCAGCCGCTGGCTACCCTGGAGCAGGTGGGCCAGTACGACATTAAGGTGAACGTGAGTGGCGGCGGCATCGCTGGCCAGGCTGAGGCCATCCGCCTCGCTATCTCGAAAGCCCTTGTCAGCGACAACGCGGAAGTGAAGCCGGCCCTACGTAAGGAAGGCTTTATGACCCGCGACCCCCGCATGGTGGAGCGGAAGAAGTTCGGCAAGCGCAAGGCGCGCCGTTCGTTCCAGTTCTCTAAGCGCTAA